GCCTTCATTATACATACGAAGCGAAAGACAATCCAAATTATCATCTACTAGTACGACTGCACCACCATGAAAGGCTTGCTGCTCAACTGTATCGACAACCCAACCTCCATCATTGTATACTTTTACAGCTTGTGGAAATCCTCCAAATGTCATCATTTTTTCAAAAGGTTTGTGAGTATGTCCAAAAATAAAGCTCAAATAAGGAGGGATTTGTCCCATTTCATCTTTCATTTGTGATAACACAGGCTTTTCAATAAAATCGGTTAATCCTGCTTTTGTTTTGTCGTCTAATACTTTATGAGGCACTCCACGTTCAGAGTTTGCAATTTTTTCAAAGACTTCTCCCAAAATCCATTTTAATGCTCCTTCTGTTGCTATTTCTTTGATTTTGTTTTTCTGCCAACGTTCTGCAATACTTTCAGATAGATTATCAGTTAGCTTTCGGACTTCTTTTGGGTCTTGCATTTTGTTATAAATTGCTTCAATATCTTTTCCTACTTCTCCAGAACGACCCATTGTCGACCAAAAAAAATCTATCCAAGCAAAATTTTCAGCTTCGATATCCCACATATCTTGAGGACGCAAACGGTCAGGAAAAATCATTGTTTTTAGGTCTGACATAAGCGTATAAAGCGATTCTATATAATGCCCGTGTGAAAAAATTACGCCTTTACTTTTATTTTCATTGGTTACAATATAACTTGGATAGATAGTCGAAACACAAACACATGCCTCTTTCAAATGTGGTTGTCTGTGCATAATTCCATTCATAAAATAATCAGGAATGGGATTTGGGTTATACATTTTGGTAGTGTGCCAAGGAATAGGCAAATAACTATCTGGTGCTAACGTTTCAATATAATTAATATATTGGGTTTCTCTAGCTTTTTCCCACAAATGATGGTCATGATTTCCAGGTAGAAAATGCAATTCTGTATCAAAAACCCACTCTTCTTGAGCTTTATCAGCAGGAAAAATTAGTTTGATAAACTGTTCGAAAGCCATTGCTGTTTCATTTGTATTGGAAAGAGCAAGTTCCATTATATCTCCATTCAAAATGAGTTTTGGCTTTTTTGTACCTTTTGGATTGGTTTCAGAAATAATTTTATCCATACATTTTACCCATTCTGCAAGCGTTGGACTGGGTTTTTGTGGGTCAATTCGAAAGCTATTTGGATTGACATAAGTCATCAAACTTGAAGCAGCACCTAAATGTAGGTCAGAAACACAAACATAATTTATCATTGTAATAAGGTAGTTAAGTAATTGAATGCTAATTTTATTTTCCTTGTAAAATCCAAAAATAAAATGAGTTTTGCAAGATTTTGAGTGAAGTCATTTCTTATAGATTTTTTTCGATAAAAATTAGATTTTTAATGAAAAAATACTTGTTTTTTGATAGAAAGCCGTATCTTTGTGGTCTTAATCAAAAAGTTAAAATCAAGTGAAAGACTTACGCACTTTCGAAATTGACATTATTGCGCTCAAATTAGGTTCGCATTCTTTTACATTCAAATTAGACAATGAATTCTTTGCTTATGTCAAGGAGCATCTAAATGGATTTATTGAAAAAGGAGATTGTAATGCAGAAGTCATTCTCGAAAAAAACGAACAACTTATTCGTGCTACTTTAATTATTGACGGTACTGTAGAGCTGGTCTGTGACCGTTCTTTAGACGAGTTTGATTATGAAGTAGATGTCGAAGATACAATTCTCTATAAATATAGTGAGGAAGAGCGAGAA
This is a stretch of genomic DNA from Bernardetia sp. MNP-M8. It encodes these proteins:
- a CDS encoding metallophosphoesterase; the protein is MINYVCVSDLHLGAASSLMTYVNPNSFRIDPQKPSPTLAEWVKCMDKIISETNPKGTKKPKLILNGDIMELALSNTNETAMAFEQFIKLIFPADKAQEEWVFDTELHFLPGNHDHHLWEKARETQYINYIETLAPDSYLPIPWHTTKMYNPNPIPDYFMNGIMHRQPHLKEACVCVSTIYPSYIVTNENKSKGVIFSHGHYIESLYTLMSDLKTMIFPDRLRPQDMWDIEAENFAWIDFFWSTMGRSGEVGKDIEAIYNKMQDPKEVRKLTDNLSESIAERWQKNKIKEIATEGALKWILGEVFEKIANSERGVPHKVLDDKTKAGLTDFIEKPVLSQMKDEMGQIPPYLSFIFGHTHKPFEKMMTFGGFPQAVKVYNDGGWVVDTVEQQAFHGGAVVLVDDNLDCLSLRMYNEGKYEVSVAEAKYENEEHSEFFNTVSKLIDNEHEPFASFCQVIEKEVAIRHAYLRSSVRS